Part of the Paenibacillus terrae HPL-003 genome is shown below.
TCTTGACCATAAGATTTGACCAAGTCAACTACTTCAATCATTGTTTTCCTCCGTTGTATTAAGACTATTTCATTTTTGTAAGATCCACGTTCAATATTTTTGCGATTTCCCGTAAATTGTCATAAGCTGAATCCTTCGTTTCTCCATATTTATCCAATCCCAAGGCCTTCAAAGATTCAGGGGATTCCTTATCCATGTCAAGATACGCCTGTTTAATTTTCCTAATCAATCCGCTGTCCAGATCTTTTCGTACTGCTACCGGAGAGGTAGGAATGGGAGCAGACTCATGAATAATATCTACATCCGGGAGCAGGTTTTTCTCCATCATTGTTTTATATTCGGTATCGGAAGTAGCACCGGCATCCACTTTTTTATTCTGCACTGACAGAGCCGAAGCATCCCCTCCACCCGCATAGATCGAAGTGGAAAAGTCTTTGTCAGGATCAATCCCATTTTTCAGCAGTTCGTTTCTAGGCACTAAATTTCCTGAAGTGGATGCCGGATCGATAAATGCAAATGTCTTTCCTTTAAGGTCGGAAATACTTTTAATTCCCGAGTCCTTGCGTGCAAGGATAACGCTCTTGTACGTCGGCAATCCAGTTTCTAACGTAACCTTCGACACGATAGCCTCGGCATTGGCCTTGTCGGTAGCCAGCAAATATGAAAAAGGTCCTAAATGGGCAACGTCAATTTGCTTGCTCCTCATTGCTTCCACTACAGCTGTATAATCATTGGCCACAAAGATTTCAACTTCTAAGCCGAGCTTCTTGGAAAGATAATTTTTTAAAGGCTCCATTTTGGATTCAACATTTTCACTGTCTTCGCTGGGAATAACCCCGATTCTCAATTTGTCAGGCTGACTGCTTTTAGCAGCTCCAGTGTTTTGAGTGCCTTGTGCGGTGCATCCAATCGTTCCGAAGATGAATAGAATACACAATAAGGGGATAAGTGCTTTTCTTATGTTAGACATGATATTGCTCCTCTCCAATCCGTTCATGTTTATAGCTTGAGCATTCAATCCTTGGCATTCCCTAAGAATTCGGAAGATGAATAAGCCAGCAGCGTCGTTAAATGCGTATAGTAATATTGAACCCCTTGCTCCAGACGTCTCGGCGTTATTTCAAGATTCCCTGCCGTACCCGCCACCTTACCTGATTCAATGATTTTTGAGAAAGCATCATCCATAACCTTTTGTACCACAGGATGCCCGGCATTTCCGGGATGTCCAAGAGATTGAGAAAGGTCGGAAGGACCTATAAATAACACGTCAATTCCTTCAACTTTTGCGATGGAATCAAGGTTATCAACAGCATCCTTGTCCTCAATTTGGACGCAGACCAACAGATCTTGATTAGCCTGTTCGGCATATTCGGTTAAAGTAATCCCGAATCCGTAATTGGCAGAGCGTGTTCCCACGGCCAAGCTTCTGTTGCCGATCGGATGGTATTTTACAGCGTTGATGATTTCCTGAGCCTCTGCCGCAGAGCTGACATGGGGCGCTTGTATCCCCTTCACACCACGATCCATGTATTGCCCGATCAGTTCCGGATCGTTTTTTTGCGGTCTAATGATAGGTGTGATGTTGCTCGCTTCGGCTGCCATGACCATGTATTCAACGGTTTCCAAGGTTATGGAACCATGCTCGCAATCAATCAGCACCCAATCGTATCCTAATTTCCCGGCCATTTCTACAAGCTGGACAGAAGGGATCATAATGGAGACCCCTAAAGCCGCTTTACCTGCTAAAAGTTTTTGCTTCATCTTATTTCGCAATGTAATATCCCCTTTAAAACATTGGTATT
Proteins encoded:
- the phnD gene encoding phosphonate ABC transporter substrate-binding protein, whose translation is MNAQAINMNGLERSNIMSNIRKALIPLLCILFIFGTIGCTAQGTQNTGAAKSSQPDKLRIGVIPSEDSENVESKMEPLKNYLSKKLGLEVEIFVANDYTAVVEAMRSKQIDVAHLGPFSYLLATDKANAEAIVSKVTLETGLPTYKSVILARKDSGIKSISDLKGKTFAFIDPASTSGNLVPRNELLKNGIDPDKDFSTSIYAGGGDASALSVQNKKVDAGATSDTEYKTMMEKNLLPDVDIIHESAPIPTSPVAVRKDLDSGLIRKIKQAYLDMDKESPESLKALGLDKYGETKDSAYDNLREIAKILNVDLTKMK
- a CDS encoding HpcH/HpaI aldolase family protein, with protein sequence MRNKMKQKLLAGKAALGVSIMIPSVQLVEMAGKLGYDWVLIDCEHGSITLETVEYMVMAAEASNITPIIRPQKNDPELIGQYMDRGVKGIQAPHVSSAAEAQEIINAVKYHPIGNRSLAVGTRSANYGFGITLTEYAEQANQDLLVCVQIEDKDAVDNLDSIAKVEGIDVLFIGPSDLSQSLGHPGNAGHPVVQKVMDDAFSKIIESGKVAGTAGNLEITPRRLEQGVQYYYTHLTTLLAYSSSEFLGNAKD